In Nymphaea colorata isolate Beijing-Zhang1983 chromosome 5, ASM883128v2, whole genome shotgun sequence, one genomic interval encodes:
- the LOC116254879 gene encoding root phototropism protein 2-like: MAAPAKTNRLSSAMERTGKWIFSQEIPSDVVVRVGEANFCLHKFILVAKSGLIRNLIMDTSKADLSRIELPDVPGGPEIFEKAAKFCYGENFEITVRNVAALRCAAEHLDMSEKFADGNLISRTEEFLMHAALTTFSGAIAVLRSCEDLMPMAETLKIVQRCLEVASLKAYNESNFQTRSPMGWWMDELAVLGADFYKRFMMSLKARGAKPQTLATVAMTYAERNLRDLVVGVVAAARGDDPDRRRRQREALDSVVATMPPEKTAFPATFLCCLLRAASFLESPAATRGELEKRVAAVLEHVGLDDLLAVAMGYDGERVVEYETVKRVVATFAERERRESVDELRGSASPAMQRVAKTVDAYLAEIATDAGLSISKFTGMAILVPKSARPYDDDLYRAVDIYLKAHPGLDEIEREKVCSVMDPLNLSYDARVHASQNKRLPVQIVLHALYYDQLKLRCEDPKMDDAAMVRKQVNADVSLMKENEALREELSRMKAIVSGIQHSKGGGSSSAKSSKKPTFLSSMSKTLGKLNPFRHGSKDTSHIESATCGSLDVAAKPRKRRFSIS, encoded by the exons ATGGCTGCCCCTGCAAAAACCAACAGGCTCTCTTCAGCCATGGAGAGAACCGGCAAATG GATTTTCTCCCAAGAGATCCCAAGCGATGTGGTTGTCCGAGTTGGGGAGGCCAATTTCTGTTTGCATAAG ttCATTCTGGTAGCTAAGAGCGGGCTCATAAGGAATCTGATAATGGACACATCGAAGGCCGATCTCTCCAGAATCGAGCTGCCGGACGTTCCCGGCGGCCCCGAGATCTTCGAGAAGGCAGCCAAGTTCTGCTACGGCGAGAACTTCGAGATCACGGTGAGGAACGTGGCTGCACTGCGCTGCGCCGCCGAGCACTTGGACATGTCTGAAAAATTTGCCGACGGCAACCTCATCTCCAGAACGGAGGAGTTTTTGATGCATGCTGCACTCACCACCTTCTCCGGCGCCATCGCCGTGCTTAGAAGCTGTGAGGACCTTATGCCCATGGCCGAAACGCTCAAAATTGTACAGAGGTGTTTGGAAGTTGCAAGTTTGAAG GCCTATAACGAATCTAATTTCCAAACCCGTTCGCCGATGGGTTGGTGGATGGACGAGCTCGCCGTCCTGGGAGCCGATTTTTACAAGCGCTTTATGATGTCCCTGAAGGCTCGCGGCGCGAAGCCTCAGACTCTCGCCACCGTCGCGATGACATACGCCGAGCGCAACCTCCGCGACCTCGTCGTCGGCGTCGTGGCGGCCGCGCGCGGCGACGATCCGGACCGACGGAGGCGCCAACGCGAGGCGCTCGACAGCGTGGTGGCGACGATGCCGCCGGAGAAGACGGCGTTCCCGGCGACGTTCCTCTGCTGCCTGCTGCGGGCGGCGTCGTTCCTCGAGAGCCCGGCGGCCACGCGGGGGGAACTGGAGAAGCGGGTGGCGGCGGTGCTGGAGCACGTCGGGCTGGACGACCTGCTGGCGGTGGCGATGGGGTACGATGGGGAGAGGGTGGTGGAGTACGAGACGGTGAAGCGGGTGGTGGCGACCTTCGCGGAGAGGGAGCGGAGGGAGAGCGTGGACGAGCTGCGAGGGTCCGCATCGCCGGCGATGCAGAGGGTGGCGAAGACAGTGGACGCCTACCTCGCGGAGATCGCTACTGACGCCGGGCTGAGCATCTCCAAATTCACCGGCATGGCCATCCTCGTCCCCAAGTCCGCCCGCCCCTACGACGACGACCTCTACCGAGCCGTCGACATTTACCTGAAG GCGCATCCGGGGCTGGatgagatagagagggagaaagtgTGCAGCGTGATGGACCCACTGAACCTGTCCTACGACGCGAGGGTGCACGCGTCCCAGAACAAGCGTCTGCCGGTGCAGATAGTGCTGCATGCTCTGTACTATGACCAGCTGAAGCTGCGGTGCGAGGACCCGAAAATGGACGACGCGGCGATGGTGAGGAAGCAGGTGAACGCGGACGTGTCGCTGATGAAGGAGAACGAGGCGCTGCGGGAGGAGCTGTCGAGGATGAAGGCCATCGTCTCGGGGATACAGCATAGCAAGGGCGGTGGGTCGTCATCGGCAAAGTCATCGAAGAAGCCAACCTTCTTGTCCTCCATGTCCAAGACGCTGGGCAAGCTCAACCCCTTCAGGCACGGCTCCAAGGACACCTCCCACATCGAGAGCGCCACCTGCGGCAGTCTCGACGTCGCCGCCAAGCCCAGGAAGAGGAGGTTCTCCATCTCTtga